One window from the genome of [Clostridium] celerecrescens 18A encodes:
- a CDS encoding tyrosine-protein phosphatase, with product MKRRRCISIGLFIAVFLSGAKPVYTMAYENTGVIQESQNQLSVKVSKVHEKYGNVYIGIKNPDFLKLFQYGDIVDVTIGGQLLEVPVCSSYSDVDSKKVVIVASSAEDKANEDIILAINLGSFADTYGTAVNDNVTINLSKKGGYLDEYEIRQLKRTNNRDDYSSDEVFANFREITYGSIAPGRLYRSSNPINPEIGRNQYAMRLTEAAGVKVIFNLSETADEVSAHLGTDTNGNLAYYKGLNDTGNVYAMGMGLDSQSEDFKQKLAVILREMSEKKGPYLIHCVEGKDRTGFVAALLESLMGAKYWEIKDDYMDSFVNFFHVPVAPGQYDRIGNNNILESMRQMAGIPKGGSLKGVDLSKAAETYIKSIGLTDDEIEKIKVNLSN from the coding sequence ATGAAAAGGAGAAGATGTATTTCGATTGGCTTATTTATTGCTGTATTCTTAAGTGGTGCTAAGCCTGTTTACACCATGGCTTATGAAAATACAGGTGTAATACAAGAGTCCCAGAACCAGTTATCCGTTAAGGTTTCAAAAGTCCATGAAAAGTATGGCAATGTATATATCGGCATTAAAAACCCGGATTTTCTAAAATTATTCCAATACGGAGACATCGTTGATGTAACAATTGGAGGTCAGCTATTAGAGGTTCCTGTATGTTCCTCCTATAGTGATGTGGACAGTAAGAAGGTAGTAATCGTTGCATCGTCAGCTGAGGATAAAGCGAATGAGGACATCATATTGGCAATAAATCTCGGCAGCTTTGCAGATACATACGGGACGGCTGTTAATGATAATGTAACGATCAACCTTTCAAAAAAGGGAGGTTACCTGGATGAATACGAAATACGACAACTGAAACGTACGAATAACAGAGATGACTATAGCAGTGATGAGGTGTTTGCCAATTTCCGTGAAATAACTTATGGCAGTATAGCTCCTGGCAGGCTATACAGGTCATCCAACCCGATAAATCCGGAAATTGGAAGAAATCAATACGCTATGCGGCTTACGGAGGCTGCGGGAGTCAAGGTTATATTTAATCTCTCAGAAACTGCCGATGAGGTGTCGGCTCATTTAGGAACCGATACCAACGGCAATCTTGCATATTACAAGGGACTGAATGATACCGGTAATGTGTACGCAATGGGTATGGGACTTGATTCACAATCGGAAGATTTCAAACAGAAACTTGCAGTTATTCTTCGGGAAATGAGCGAAAAGAAAGGTCCTTACCTTATCCATTGTGTAGAGGGAAAAGACAGGACCGGATTCGTTGCCGCATTGCTTGAATCCCTGATGGGTGCGAAATATTGGGAGATTAAAGATGACTATATGGACAGTTTCGTTAATTTCTTTCATGTACCTGTCGCACCCGGTCAATATGACCGGATTGGGAACAATAATATCTTGGAGAGTATGAGACAGATGGCTGGTATTCCCAAGGGAGGCAGCCTTAAAGGGGTAGATTTGTCCAAAGCAGCAGAGACTTATATCAAGTCAATAGGTTTAACAGACGATGAAATAGAAAAAATTAAAGTCAATCTTTCTAACTGA
- a CDS encoding GNAT family N-acetyltransferase, with product MENIVTDRLIIRRFQPNDWQDMHEYLSDKETVAFEPYDIYSEAQAEKEAIRRSNDESFYAVCLKGTGNLIGNLYLGKEDFNTWELGYVFNRKYQGQGYATESAKALLDHAFTQLGARRIIAMCNPKNDHSWKLLERLHMRREGHLLQNIYFETSSSGEPVWLDTFEYAVLRSEWRQ from the coding sequence GTGGAAAATATCGTTACAGACAGACTGATTATCAGAAGGTTTCAGCCAAACGATTGGCAGGATATGCACGAGTACTTGTCTGACAAGGAAACCGTAGCCTTCGAACCATATGATATCTATTCAGAAGCCCAGGCCGAAAAAGAAGCAATCAGAAGATCAAATGATGAATCTTTCTATGCGGTCTGCCTGAAAGGGACCGGAAATCTAATAGGGAACCTGTATCTGGGCAAAGAGGACTTTAATACATGGGAATTAGGATATGTGTTTAACAGAAAGTACCAGGGCCAGGGCTATGCCACAGAGAGCGCTAAGGCTCTCCTTGACCATGCCTTTACACAGTTAGGGGCAAGGCGTATTATCGCCATGTGTAACCCAAAGAATGACCATTCCTGGAAGCTGCTTGAACGCCTACATATGAGACGTGAGGGACATCTTTTACAGAATATTTATTTTGAAACCAGCAGCAGCGGGGAACCCGTATGGCTGGATACTT